A genomic stretch from Synergistaceae bacterium includes:
- a CDS encoding transposase produces the protein MKLGDHVYICQECGLKIDRDLNAAMNLKYYNHCKVV, from the coding sequence GTGACCATGTCTATATCTGCCAAGAATGCGGGTTGAAAATAGACCGCGATTTGAATGCGGCTATGAACTTAAAGTATTATAATCACTGTAAAGTAGTGTAA
- a CDS encoding AAA family ATPase yields MRILNVRFKNLNSLFGEWTIDLTNPAYVSDGIFAITGPTGAGKTTLLDAVCLALYGRTPRLKDVTQGTNEVMSRHTGECFAEVLFETGATYGKEAEKYCAFWGQHRAHKSPGGVLQPPRHEISDAAAGTILQTRQRDTADKIREVTGLTFDQFVRSILLAQGGFSAFLQSDPGDRSPILEQITGTEIYSQISMKVHEVRNIERADFSTLEAEISGMEMLEPEEREALEDQLATQLQSEIEAEKNLECYRAELDWLENMETLQKDLEILEDRHRDLTRRQEGFESERKRLDRAQHALEFGSAYAALNALRKEQEQEKRTLFGCHAKLPELESNVRRSEESVQLANAACSEKQTEQKNLLDLLRKIRELDLKQEEKSAPIREAQEAAENLAKMAGELYIQWEKNRSQFETTQVRLRDVRKFLQDNATDERLAEQLAGMKARFDSLRASLEKRDRLDRERVLALQQKQDAQDYWNGQSILYETAKAKFTLGENVLRKQKGLLDETLGTRTIADWREELSALAERKMKQGQIEEIILRRVEEINVEETLKTRAKTLKNLQKECQDKISEQQDKIQATEKEIEYLETQITLLRRIKDLEEARGHLRNGEPCPLCGSTAHPYASGNMPHMDEVELAMRQIKDNLRKENEALSALQIKNAQLGQETIQNEEEQGRLRIQLQTHEGQLADGLSELELVVPMNVDPLPSLNRQKQKTEEVLQKTRLTIERAEKAEKELRLAREGLERAREERDQLARSQQEAEFRKENTTREWTRLTQEVRLHGEELKNIRADLVHQVLPFGFKNLPDEKPEQVLESLEARSRRWQENYRLRVELEKQISVQERDLHHTRTNLDSSNLELKEKNEMARKLRAEKDALRQQRVSLLGEKDPDTEEAAQAQTVAAALEQVEIRRKDREKVLQDFANMQFRMDELGKSIHIRADSLQKAELAFKKKLLASNFGNEDAYLASCLSETERRTLQERAQTLATERVELDARRMDKKFGLEELRRRQVSNCSLEEVRERKAQATNHYNALQQSIGALRSRLKDEEEFSRKKQNRASAAEKQKQEYLRWEKLHDLIGSADGQKYRNFAQGLTFEMVLSNANQQLQKMMDRYFLVRDENRPLELRVVDNYQAGEVRSAKNLSGGESFIVSLALALGLSQMASQKIRMDSLFLDEGFGALDEEALDVALSTLTGLRREGKMIGIISHVEALKERIATQIEIIPQGDGHSIIRAPGCVRVS; encoded by the coding sequence ATGCGTATACTCAACGTTCGTTTCAAAAACCTCAACTCTCTTTTTGGAGAGTGGACAATCGACTTGACAAATCCAGCCTACGTCTCCGACGGAATTTTCGCGATAACGGGCCCGACGGGGGCCGGCAAGACCACTCTCCTGGACGCCGTCTGTCTGGCGCTCTATGGACGTACCCCGCGGCTTAAAGACGTGACCCAGGGCACCAACGAGGTCATGTCCCGTCACACCGGCGAGTGTTTTGCCGAGGTCCTTTTTGAAACGGGGGCCACCTACGGAAAGGAAGCCGAAAAATATTGCGCTTTCTGGGGACAACACCGGGCTCACAAAAGTCCGGGTGGTGTGTTGCAGCCTCCTCGTCACGAAATCTCGGACGCTGCGGCGGGGACGATCCTTCAGACGCGGCAGCGGGATACCGCCGATAAGATCAGAGAGGTGACGGGGCTCACATTTGACCAGTTCGTCCGTTCCATTTTGCTGGCTCAAGGTGGCTTTTCCGCGTTTTTACAAAGCGACCCCGGTGATCGCTCACCGATTCTAGAACAAATCACGGGCACGGAGATCTACAGCCAGATTTCGATGAAGGTTCACGAGGTGAGAAACATTGAGCGAGCCGATTTTTCCACTTTGGAGGCCGAAATATCAGGGATGGAGATGCTGGAACCGGAGGAAAGGGAGGCGCTGGAGGACCAATTGGCGACTCAGCTCCAGTCGGAGATAGAAGCGGAAAAAAACCTGGAGTGCTATCGAGCCGAACTCGACTGGCTGGAGAACATGGAGACGCTTCAGAAAGATCTGGAGATCTTGGAAGATCGCCATCGAGACCTGACCAGGCGGCAGGAGGGATTCGAGTCGGAGCGCAAACGCCTGGATCGAGCTCAGCATGCCTTGGAGTTTGGAAGCGCCTATGCTGCTCTAAACGCTCTTCGTAAAGAACAGGAACAAGAAAAAAGAACGCTCTTCGGGTGCCATGCGAAACTGCCGGAACTGGAGTCCAACGTGCGGCGTTCGGAAGAGTCTGTACAGTTGGCAAACGCCGCCTGCTCGGAAAAACAGACGGAGCAAAAAAACCTTTTAGACCTTTTGCGCAAAATTCGAGAGCTGGACCTCAAGCAGGAGGAGAAAAGCGCCCCGATCCGGGAGGCTCAGGAGGCCGCCGAAAATTTGGCTAAAATGGCTGGAGAATTGTACATCCAATGGGAAAAAAACCGCTCTCAGTTTGAAACCACTCAGGTTCGCCTCAGGGATGTCCGAAAATTCTTGCAGGATAACGCGACGGACGAACGATTAGCCGAGCAGTTGGCCGGAATGAAGGCGCGCTTCGATTCCCTGCGCGCTTCCCTCGAAAAGCGGGACCGTTTGGACCGTGAACGCGTCTTGGCCTTACAACAAAAGCAGGACGCCCAGGACTATTGGAATGGGCAAAGCATTCTCTACGAGACGGCAAAAGCGAAATTCACGTTGGGAGAAAACGTGCTCCGAAAACAAAAGGGCCTTTTGGACGAAACTCTGGGGACGCGCACCATCGCGGACTGGCGTGAGGAGCTTTCGGCATTGGCTGAGCGGAAAATGAAGCAAGGGCAGATCGAGGAAATCATTCTGCGCCGCGTTGAAGAGATTAACGTGGAGGAAACGCTGAAAACACGCGCCAAGACTCTGAAAAACCTCCAAAAGGAATGCCAGGACAAAATCTCCGAACAGCAGGATAAAATCCAGGCAACGGAAAAAGAAATAGAATACCTCGAAACACAGATAACCCTTCTGCGGCGCATCAAAGATCTGGAAGAGGCCAGAGGCCACTTGCGGAATGGGGAGCCTTGCCCTCTCTGCGGCTCCACCGCGCATCCCTACGCCTCTGGTAACATGCCCCACATGGACGAAGTGGAATTGGCCATGCGTCAGATAAAGGATAACCTGAGAAAGGAAAACGAGGCGCTTTCGGCCTTGCAGATCAAGAACGCCCAATTGGGGCAGGAAACGATCCAGAACGAGGAGGAACAAGGGCGGCTTCGAATCCAGTTGCAAACTCATGAAGGACAGTTGGCCGATGGGTTGTCGGAGTTGGAGTTGGTCGTCCCCATGAACGTGGATCCCTTGCCTAGCCTGAATCGGCAGAAGCAAAAGACGGAAGAGGTTTTGCAAAAAACGCGATTGACCATCGAACGAGCGGAAAAAGCAGAAAAAGAGCTGCGCTTGGCTAGGGAAGGACTGGAACGAGCGCGGGAAGAACGAGACCAATTGGCCCGTTCCCAGCAGGAGGCGGAGTTTCGTAAGGAAAACACCACCCGCGAGTGGACTCGGCTGACCCAAGAAGTTCGTCTTCATGGCGAAGAGCTGAAAAACATCCGAGCCGACCTGGTTCATCAGGTGTTACCCTTCGGGTTCAAAAACCTTCCCGACGAGAAGCCGGAACAGGTTCTAGAATCTCTCGAAGCGCGGTCGCGAAGATGGCAGGAGAACTACCGGCTCAGAGTGGAGCTGGAAAAACAGATTTCCGTGCAAGAACGCGATCTTCACCATACGCGGACCAACTTGGACAGTTCGAACTTGGAATTGAAAGAGAAAAACGAGATGGCCAGAAAGCTGAGAGCGGAAAAAGACGCGCTCCGGCAGCAGCGGGTGAGTCTCTTGGGCGAGAAGGACCCGGACACGGAGGAGGCGGCCCAGGCCCAGACCGTCGCGGCGGCGCTGGAACAAGTGGAGATCAGGCGCAAGGATCGGGAAAAGGTTTTACAGGATTTTGCGAATATGCAATTCCGCATGGACGAACTAGGGAAGTCCATCCATATTCGGGCTGACAGTCTGCAAAAAGCGGAACTTGCCTTTAAAAAGAAACTCCTCGCCAGTAATTTCGGGAACGAGGACGCGTACCTGGCGTCCTGCCTGTCCGAGACGGAGCGCAGGACTTTGCAAGAGCGAGCGCAAACCCTGGCCACGGAAAGGGTGGAACTGGACGCCCGGAGGATGGACAAAAAATTCGGCCTCGAAGAACTTCGGCGCCGGCAAGTATCGAACTGTTCCTTGGAGGAGGTGAGAGAGCGAAAAGCTCAGGCAACCAACCACTACAATGCCCTGCAGCAGTCAATCGGGGCTCTTCGTTCCCGCTTGAAGGACGAGGAAGAATTTTCCAGAAAAAAACAGAACCGGGCCTCTGCCGCTGAAAAACAAAAGCAGGAATACCTGCGCTGGGAAAAATTGCACGACTTGATCGGTTCCGCCGATGGGCAGAAATACCGTAATTTCGCCCAAGGCCTGACCTTCGAGATGGTTCTTAGCAACGCGAATCAGCAGCTTCAGAAGATGATGGACCGCTATTTCCTGGTGCGGGACGAAAACCGTCCTTTGGAACTTAGAGTTGTGGACAACTACCAGGCAGGGGAGGTCCGTTCGGCTAAAAATCTATCGGGGGGAGAGAGTTTTATCGTCAGCCTTGCTTTAGCCTTGGGACTTTCCCAGATGGCTAGCCAAAAAATTCGGATGGACTCGCTTTTTCTGGACGAGGGATTCGGCGCCCTGGACGAAGAGGCGTTGGATGTGGCCCTTTCCACACTCACCGGCTTGAGGCGAGAGGGCAAGATGATCGGTATTATCTCCCACGTGGAGGCCCTGAAGGAGCGCATCGCCACCCAGATTGAGATCATCCCTCAGGGAGACGGGCACAGTATTATCCGGGCCCCCGGGTGTGTTCGTGTCTCCTGA
- a CDS encoding hydrogenase maturation protease has protein sequence MKIWVAGFGNEYREDDGAGVLLASRIYAFLAEDSSLEVSLCLEHQLLPELAEELNVDLAIFCDADAILHEKGFFLREVFPNSRIEGFNMHSMGPEWLLDLAGKTVKAPCRSLLITVSGERFDFSAAPTPLCLERIQRAEVAFKEFWQVLKQGSFSSTPRL, from the coding sequence ATGAAAATCTGGGTGGCGGGGTTCGGCAACGAGTACCGAGAAGACGATGGGGCGGGAGTGCTTCTTGCCAGCCGTATTTACGCGTTTTTGGCCGAAGATTCGAGTCTGGAGGTTTCCTTGTGCCTCGAACACCAATTGCTCCCCGAACTGGCGGAGGAGCTGAACGTGGACTTGGCGATCTTTTGCGACGCGGATGCTATCCTTCACGAAAAGGGATTTTTCCTCCGGGAGGTCTTTCCGAATTCACGGATAGAGGGTTTCAATATGCATTCTATGGGGCCGGAGTGGCTCTTGGATCTCGCGGGAAAAACGGTGAAAGCGCCTTGTCGGTCTTTGCTCATTACGGTGTCGGGAGAGCGTTTCGATTTTTCTGCTGCCCCTACTCCCCTTTGCCTCGAACGCATCCAGAGGGCAGAGGTGGCGTTCAAAGAGTTCTGGCAGGTTTTAAAACAAGGGTCTTTTTCCTCCACGCCTCGGTTATAA